A single region of the Silene latifolia isolate original U9 population chromosome 8, ASM4854445v1, whole genome shotgun sequence genome encodes:
- the LOC141597125 gene encoding putative polygalacturonase: MFNQQRVELKKWAVTLLSNHKTLFIVLWILGFGSVFMWQRDNLDSLLLFRRVPVRYIPKLRPIAFNFTDFGAVGDGVTDNTGSFERAISAIAKFAKKGGAQLNIPPGVWLTCPFNLTSHLTLFLSEGAVILAVNDEKKWPLMPPLPSYGYGREHNGPRYGSLIHGQHLRDVVITGHNGTIDGQGETWWKKYRQKLLNHTRGPLVQIMWSRDIVITNITLRNSPFWTLHPYDCKNVTIQNVTILAPVIGAPNTDGIDPDSCEDMVIEDCYISVGDDGIAIKSGWDQYGISYGRPSTNILIRNLVVRSMVSAGVSIGSEMSGGVSNITIENVLVWSSRRAVRIKTAPGRGGYVRDVTYRNLTFDEVRVGIVIKTDYNEHPDQGYDPKARPSIEDISFTSVYGQGVRVPVRIHGSEEIPIKNITFRDMSVGITYKKKHIFQCAYVQGRVIGTIFPAPCENLDLYDENGKLVRASNSQNITDIDYNI; the protein is encoded by the exons ATGTTTAATCAACAAAGAGTTGAATTAAAGAAATGGGCAGTCACATTATTATCAAATCACAAAACCCTTTTCATAGTTTTATGGATCCTTGGATTTGGATCAGTCTTCATGTGGCAAAGGGACAATCTTGATAGTTTGCTTCTTTTCAGGAGAGTTCCAGTGAGGTACATTCCTAAGTTAAGGCCAATTGCATTCAATTTTACGGATTTCGGGGCGGTAGGCGATGGCGTAACTGATAATACTGGGTCGTTTGAGAGGGCTATTTCTGCTATTGCTAAGTTTGCTAAAAAGGGTGGTGCTCAGCTTAATATACCACCTGGGGTTTGGCTTACTTGCCCTTTTAATCTGACTAGTCATCTCACTTTGTTCCTTTCTGAAGGTGCTGTTATACTTGCTGTTAAT GATGAGAAGAAGTGGCCTCTCATGCCACCGCTACCATCATATGGATATGGAAGAGAGCATAATGGGCCTCGATATGGTAGTCTAATCCACGGTCAGCATCTCAGAGATGTTGTAATAACTG GGCACAACGGTACAATAGACGGACAAGGAGAAACATGGTGGAAGAAGTATAGACAAAAGCTTCTCAATCACACTAGAGGCCCTCTTGTACAGATCATGTGGTCAAGGGATATTGTTATTACCAACATTACTTTACGTAATTCGCCGTTTTGGACACTTCATCCTTATGACTGCAAGAACGTGACAATCCAGAATGTCACCATTTTGGCTCCTGTGATCGGAGCTCCAAACACTGATGGTATAGATCCTG ATTCTTGCGAAGATATGGTGATTGAGGACTGTTACATCAGCGTGGGAGATGACGGGATAGCAATAAAGAGTGGTTGGGATCAATATGGTATTTCTTATGGTCGCCCTTCTACAAACATCCTTATCCGCAATCTTGTTGTTCGCTCCATGGTCAG TGCTGGCGTATCAATAGGGAGTGAAATGTCTGGAGGTGTCTCAAATATCACCATTGAGAATGTCCTTGTATGGAGCTCCAGAAGAGCAGTCCGCATCAAGACCGCCCCTGGAAGGGGCGGATACGTACGAGATGTAACCTATCGAAATCTGACATTCGACGAGGTTCGGGTCGGGATCGTCATCAAGACGGATTACAATGAACACCCTGACCAAGGATACGATCCCAAAGCACGTCCAAGTATCGAAGACATAAGCTTTACATCGGTCTATGGCCAAGGAGTTCGGGTCCCTGTAAGAATCCATGGAAGCGAGGAAATTCCGATAAAAAACATTACCTTCAGGGACATGTCGGTCGGAATTACATACAAGAAAAAACACATCTTTCAATGTGCTTATGTACAGGGCCGTGTGATTGGGACCATATTCCCGGCTCCATGTGAGAATCTTGATCTTTACGACGAAAATGGAAAACTTGTAAGGGCCTCTAATTCACAGAATATTACAGATATAGATTATAACATTTGA